DNA sequence from the Sebaldella sp. S0638 genome:
TTATATAGCTTCCGGGGCAGGACTTCCGAATTTTATGCACATAAAAGGAGAGAATTCAAACGGAGTTCTTTCTGCAAACGAGCTGCTTACAAGAAGTAATCTGATGAAGGCTTTCGACGAAAGTTACAAAACACCTATAAAGATTGGTAAAAAAGTTGCTGTTGTCGGTGCAGGAAACGTTGCTATGGATGCTGCGAGAACTGCATTAAGACTTGGTTCTGAAGTATATATCGTATACAGAAGATCTGAAGAAGAGTGTCCTGCAAGAGCAGAAGAATTAGAACATGCTAAAGAAGAAGGAATCAAATTTTTATTCCTGAATAACCCTGTGGAAATTCTTGCTGATGAATCAGGATGGGTAAATGGAATGAAATGTATAAAAATGGAACTTGGTGAACCTGATGACAGCGGAAGAAGAAGACCTGTAGAAGTTCCGGGTTCTGAATTTATCCTTGATGTAGATACTGTTATAATGTCAATAGGTACTTCACCTAATCCGCTTATCTCACGTACTACACCGGGACTAGAACTGAACAGATGGAAATGTATTGTTGCAGACGAAGAGACTGGTAAGACTACTAAAGAGAGAGTTTATGCAGGCGGAGATGCAGTTACCGGAGCAGCTACAGTTATCCTTGCAATGGGTGCCGGAAAGAAAGCTGCTAAAGCTATTGATGAATTTTTACAACAAAACTAGTTTATAATATTATAAATCCCTGAATATAAAATTTCGGGGATTTTTTACTTATATTTTTTTCAACAGAAAAATATTTTGATTAACAAAACAAAAATACCGATTTATTAAAACACAGGCGTATTTTCTAATAAAATTCTTCTCTAAATAATTAATTTTTTTCTTGACTTTTTATTTTACATGATATATAATTATTTTGTTAATCAAAATATTTGACTTTAATACACGTAAAAGTTTCTTTTTACTCCACAAAAGTCTTCGTATGAAGGCTTTTTTATTGTACTTTCAAAAATTTTTGCTTTCAATTATAAAAAACCACCTAAAAAATGTCAATAAAAATATTGAAAAGACAGACTATATATAAATAAAATATTTTATTCGCTTAATTAAATTGAAAAAGTAAAAATTATCCTGTATAATCTATTTGAACAACTTTTTATTTTAGAAACGGAGAATCAGGAAATGAAGACAAAGGCTTATGATTACCTGAAAGAGATGATTATAAACAACAGAATACCAACAAGCGAGAATCTTAACGAAAGAACTATCGCAAAAGAATTGAATATCAGCACTACACCTGTAAAAGAAGCCCTGCTCCGTCTGGAACTGGAGAATCACATACAGATTTTCCCCAGAAGGGGTATTTATATAAAAGAGGTAAACCTGAAACTTATCAAAGATGTCTTTCAGGCCCGTATGAAACTCGAACCTGTCTTGATTGAACTAACAGTACAATCCATGGAGAAAAAACTTCTTTTGAAAAATCTGTTGAATTTGAAAAAGGATTTTACTGATATTTCAAAGGTAAAAAATCTTGATGTTGATATTTTTGATAAAGTTTATGAATCTTTCAGATACTTTTTCACCAATAACTGTAATAATCTCTATCTTACAAAGCAAATGAACGTAGTATATGACCATCTTCACAGAATAAGAAGATCCCTTTATAAGGAAGACCACAGAAGGCTTGAAGGGATAGGAGAAAGCATCGAAATAATAGATTCTGTAATAAACGAATCGCCAATGGAAACTACAAGAAATCTTTCCGTGAAACACATTGAAAATGCACAGAGTGATTTCTTTGCCAATCTCGATAACCTGAAAATTTAAGATTTTAAATCATATAAATTTTTACACAAAAAAACTGCCTGAAATATTTTCTTTTTTAGAAATGGCTATTTTATTTCATGGCAGTTTTTGTTTTTGTTGCTTATTTAAGATATATAATATTATACAGTAAAGTTATATTGTATTTTCTTTTCTGTTTTTACTGTTATCTTACCGTTTTTAATTACATAAAGTCTTTCAGGAATGTCTATAATTGCATCTTTTACTTTTTTAGTATCCAGTAAAACCATATCTGCATTTTTTCCTGCTTCAAGACCATATTCTGTCAGCCCTATAGCTTTGGCAGGATTTACAGTTATCATAGGAAGCACAGTTTCTATGTCATCTGCTCCTCCAAGATGTCCTACCGGTATTGCAAGCATTGCAGTCTGCATTAAGTCACCGTTTCCGTATGGTGTAAAAGCGTTTCTGATGTTATTAGTGCTGATACATACATTTACTCCGCCGTCTCTCAATGCTCTTATAGGTGTAATTCCACGTCTTACATTATATTCGTCGTTTCTTCCCCCAAGATGTAAATCTGTAGCCGGGAGACTCATAACGTTTATTTGTGCTTTTCTCATCAGCTCAATAATCGGCATTAATCTTTCTCTGCCTATAGCCCCGAGACTTGTTAAGTGACCTACTGACACTCTTCCCTCATAACCTTCTTTTATTGTTTTCTCACACAGATATTCTATTGTCATTCCTTCAGGCCCGTCTTTGAAATCCTGATGAAAATCAAGCGGTTTGTTATATTTTTTTGCAATTTCGAAAACAAGATCAATATGTTCATTAGCCGGAGCATCGTTATAAGGAATTCCTCCCACAGCATCTGCCCCCATTTCCATTGCTTCATACATCATTTTTTCAGTTCCCGGAGTTTTGAATATACCTTCCTGCGGGAATGCCACTACCTGTATATCAACTACATTTTTGAACTTTTCTTTTAG
Encoded proteins:
- a CDS encoding GntR family transcriptional regulator, whose translation is MKTKAYDYLKEMIINNRIPTSENLNERTIAKELNISTTPVKEALLRLELENHIQIFPRRGIYIKEVNLKLIKDVFQARMKLEPVLIELTVQSMEKKLLLKNLLNLKKDFTDISKVKNLDVDIFDKVYESFRYFFTNNCNNLYLTKQMNVVYDHLHRIRRSLYKEDHRRLEGIGESIEIIDSVINESPMETTRNLSVKHIENAQSDFFANLDNLKI
- a CDS encoding amidohydrolase family protein, with protein sequence MDIIIRNARISDKENLKDVAIKDGKIIKIEENIAEKANEEIDADGRVLIPGLVESHIHMDKALIADRLPNRSGTLAEAIKVTAELKPTFTKEDVEERATKVLMMLIQHGITNIRTHSEFDPSQGFTGFETILKLKEKFKNVVDIQVVAFPQEGIFKTPGTEKMMYEAMEMGADAVGGIPYNDAPANEHIDLVFEIAKKYNKPLDFHQDFKDGPEGMTIEYLCEKTIKEGYEGRVSVGHLTSLGAIGRERLMPIIELMRKAQINVMSLPATDLHLGGRNDEYNVRRGITPIRALRDGGVNVCISTNNIRNAFTPYGNGDLMQTAMLAIPVGHLGGADDIETVLPMITVNPAKAIGLTEYGLEAGKNADMVLLDTKKVKDAIIDIPERLYVIKNGKITVKTEKKIQYNFTV